In Zetaproteobacteria bacterium, the following proteins share a genomic window:
- the secA gene encoding preprotein translocase subunit SecA gives MLHMLTRLFGSRNDRLLKKMQPMVARINALEEKVGGLDDAALAGKTAEFRARLERGEALDALLPEAFAVVREASRRVLGMRHFDVQLIGGIILHQGKIAEMKTGEGKTLVATLPSYLNALTGKGVHVVTVNDYLARRDAEWMGRIYRFLGLSVGVIVHDLDPQQRQAAYAADITYGTNNEFGFDYLRDNMVFRKEDRVQRGHHYAIVDEVDSILIDEARTPLIISGPSDDAGTLYQQADALIKQLEPAHYEKDEKDRAVSFTEEGMERIERLCVEAGLLKEGASLYDPENVNVMHAVTQALRANTLFTREVDYIVRGNEVVIIDEFPGRMMPGRRYSDGQHQALEAKEGVPVQPENQTLASITFQNYFRMYEKLAGMTGTADTEAEEFQKIYGLEVVIVPTNKPMIRKDEPDLVFIDQEDKFHAIVGEIEDAHKRGQPVLVGTISIEKSEMLSAMLKQRRIPHEVLNAKNHAREAEIVAQAGRKGAVTIATNMAGRGTDIVLGGNPEMLIAQLPDSLTEEERERRAREIRASCAREQEEVKALGGLYIIASERHESRRIDNQLRGRAGRQGDPGVTRFFLSMEDDLMRIFGGEKMQAMLGKLGFKKGEVIEHPWVTRAVENAQKKVEGRNFDIRKQLLEYDDVMNQQRDVIYSQRRELMEAEDVRDVVDDMTRGVVEHLVARFMPPTVHAEEWDLDGLGGELRQRFALDVPVRRWVEQDASVNDAEEMVDHICDALAAARDAKEALVGAERMRAFEQHLLLQVLDHHWKEHLLAMDHLRQSVGLRGYAQKQPLQEYKRESFELFSGLIDRVREEVVTLLHSVQVQMEPEPDPEPEPSELHFVHQHDDLFDDEGEKEPPAQQTVRRTHPKVGRNDPCPCGSGKKYKRCHGRRG, from the coding sequence ATGTTGCACATGTTGACCCGGCTGTTCGGCAGCCGAAACGACCGACTGCTCAAGAAGATGCAGCCGATGGTGGCGCGTATCAACGCGCTGGAGGAGAAGGTCGGGGGGCTCGACGATGCGGCCCTGGCCGGCAAGACGGCGGAGTTCCGTGCGCGGCTGGAGCGGGGGGAGGCGCTCGATGCGCTGCTGCCGGAGGCCTTCGCCGTGGTCCGCGAGGCCTCCCGACGGGTGCTCGGCATGCGCCATTTCGACGTGCAGCTGATCGGTGGCATCATCCTCCACCAAGGCAAGATCGCCGAGATGAAGACCGGCGAGGGGAAGACCCTGGTCGCCACCCTTCCCTCCTACCTCAACGCCCTGACCGGCAAAGGGGTGCACGTGGTCACCGTCAACGACTACCTCGCCCGACGCGACGCCGAGTGGATGGGGCGGATCTACCGCTTCCTCGGGTTGTCGGTCGGGGTGATCGTCCACGATCTCGATCCGCAGCAGCGGCAGGCGGCCTACGCCGCCGACATCACCTACGGCACCAACAACGAGTTCGGCTTCGACTACCTGCGCGACAACATGGTCTTCCGCAAGGAGGATCGGGTGCAGCGCGGCCACCACTACGCCATCGTGGACGAGGTCGACTCGATCCTGATCGATGAGGCACGCACGCCGCTGATCATCTCCGGGCCGTCGGACGACGCCGGCACCCTCTACCAGCAGGCCGACGCCCTGATCAAACAGCTTGAGCCGGCGCATTACGAGAAGGACGAGAAGGATCGCGCCGTCTCCTTCACCGAGGAGGGGATGGAGCGTATCGAGCGGTTGTGCGTGGAAGCCGGGCTGCTCAAGGAGGGGGCTTCCCTATACGATCCGGAGAACGTCAACGTGATGCACGCCGTCACCCAGGCGTTGCGCGCCAACACCCTCTTCACGCGTGAGGTCGACTACATCGTGCGCGGCAACGAGGTGGTGATTATCGACGAATTCCCCGGCCGCATGATGCCCGGCCGGCGCTACTCCGACGGCCAGCATCAGGCGCTCGAGGCCAAGGAGGGGGTGCCGGTCCAGCCCGAGAACCAGACGTTGGCCAGCATCACCTTCCAGAACTACTTCCGCATGTATGAGAAGCTGGCCGGCATGACCGGCACCGCCGACACCGAGGCTGAGGAGTTCCAGAAGATCTACGGCCTGGAGGTGGTGATCGTCCCGACCAACAAGCCGATGATCCGCAAGGACGAGCCCGATCTGGTCTTCATCGATCAGGAGGACAAGTTCCACGCCATCGTCGGCGAGATCGAGGATGCCCACAAGCGGGGGCAGCCGGTGCTGGTCGGCACCATCTCGATCGAGAAGTCGGAGATGCTCTCGGCCATGCTCAAGCAGCGTCGCATCCCGCACGAGGTGCTCAACGCCAAGAACCACGCCCGCGAGGCGGAGATCGTCGCCCAGGCCGGGCGCAAGGGGGCGGTGACCATCGCCACCAACATGGCCGGGCGCGGCACCGACATCGTCCTTGGCGGCAACCCGGAGATGTTGATCGCCCAACTGCCCGACTCGCTCACCGAGGAGGAGCGGGAGCGTCGGGCGCGCGAGATTCGTGCGAGTTGCGCCCGCGAGCAGGAGGAGGTCAAGGCGCTCGGCGGGCTCTACATCATCGCCAGCGAGCGCCACGAGTCGCGCCGGATCGACAACCAGTTGCGCGGTCGCGCCGGCCGTCAGGGCGACCCGGGGGTGACCCGCTTCTTCCTCTCGATGGAGGACGATCTGATGCGCATCTTCGGCGGCGAGAAGATGCAGGCGATGCTGGGCAAGCTGGGCTTCAAGAAAGGGGAGGTGATCGAACACCCGTGGGTGACCCGGGCGGTGGAGAACGCCCAGAAGAAGGTCGAGGGGCGCAACTTCGACATCCGCAAGCAGTTGCTGGAGTACGACGACGTGATGAACCAGCAGCGCGACGTCATCTACAGCCAGCGGCGCGAGCTGATGGAGGCGGAGGATGTGCGCGACGTGGTCGACGACATGACCCGCGGGGTGGTCGAGCATCTGGTGGCGCGTTTCATGCCGCCGACGGTCCACGCCGAGGAGTGGGATCTCGATGGGTTGGGCGGGGAGCTCAGACAGCGGTTCGCCCTCGACGTTCCGGTGCGCCGCTGGGTGGAGCAGGATGCGTCGGTCAACGACGCCGAGGAGATGGTGGACCATATCTGCGACGCGCTGGCCGCCGCCCGCGACGCCAAGGAGGCGCTGGTCGGGGCCGAGCGGATGCGCGCCTTCGAGCAGCACCTGCTGCTGCAGGTGCTCGACCACCACTGGAAGGAGCATCTGCTGGCCATGGATCACCTGCGCCAGAGCGTCGGCCTGCGCGGGTATGCCCAGAAGCAGCCGCTGCAGGAATACAAGCGTGAGTCGTTCGAGCTCTTCTCCGGCCTGATCGACCGGGTGCGGGAGGAGGTGGTCACCCTGCTGCACAGCGTGCAGGTCCAGATGGAGCCGGAGCCCGATCCGGAACCGGAGCCGTCGGAGCTCCACTTCGTCCACCAGCACGACGATCTGTTCGACGACGAGGGGGAGAAAGAGCCACCGGCGCAGCAGACCGTGCGGCGCACCCATCCCAAGGTGGGGCGCAACGATCCCTGCCCCTGCGGTTCGGGCAAGAAGTACAAGCGCTGCCACGGTCGGCGGGGCTGA
- the argJ gene encoding bifunctional glutamate N-acetyltransferase/amino-acid acetyltransferase ArgJ, with protein sequence MSLPPPGRTPPLAVPGFRVGTASCGVQAPELKGKRQDVTLIVADLPCHAAGVFTQNRFRAPCVDLGRETLDRHGGEIRCIVANAGNANAGLGERGRIWARRLIEAGARAAGCAPEQTLSASTGVIGEPFPIERIEAGMGEASATLRPDGWADAADAIRTTDTFAKWASATVDGYTITGIAKGSGMIHPEMATMLAFIATDAPLSHAQLKPMLVHAVDRSFNAISVDGDTSTNDTVYLLASGLGLGHAPREEYPAFAQALTRVCIELAKLIVRDGEGVSRFVTIEVTGARSEAEARTVGRRIAVSPLVKTALAGGDANWGRILCAIGNAGVEIDRGRLALSADGVAIVDNGELHPDYTDAAGMAVFARDAFTIRVDLGMGEASATVWTGDLTHDYITINAEYRS encoded by the coding sequence TTGTCGCTTCCCCCGCCCGGGCGAACCCCCCCGCTTGCCGTGCCCGGCTTCCGGGTCGGCACGGCATCCTGCGGCGTGCAAGCGCCGGAACTGAAGGGCAAACGTCAGGATGTCACGCTGATCGTGGCCGACCTCCCCTGCCATGCGGCGGGCGTGTTCACGCAGAACCGGTTTCGCGCCCCCTGCGTGGATCTCGGCCGGGAGACCCTCGACCGCCACGGCGGGGAGATCCGTTGCATCGTCGCCAACGCCGGCAACGCCAATGCCGGGCTGGGCGAACGGGGGCGGATCTGGGCGCGGAGGCTGATCGAGGCCGGCGCGAGGGCCGCAGGTTGCGCGCCGGAGCAGACGCTTTCGGCCTCCACCGGTGTGATCGGCGAGCCCTTTCCCATCGAACGGATCGAGGCGGGGATGGGGGAGGCCTCCGCCACGCTGCGCCCCGACGGTTGGGCGGATGCGGCGGATGCGATCCGCACCACCGACACCTTCGCCAAGTGGGCTTCGGCCACGGTCGATGGCTACACCATCACCGGCATCGCCAAGGGAAGCGGCATGATCCATCCGGAGATGGCCACGATGCTCGCCTTCATCGCCACCGATGCGCCGCTGTCGCATGCGCAATTGAAACCGATGCTCGTCCACGCCGTGGATCGTTCGTTCAATGCGATCTCCGTGGATGGCGACACCTCGACCAACGACACCGTCTACCTGCTCGCTTCCGGCCTTGGGTTGGGCCATGCGCCGCGGGAGGAGTATCCGGCCTTCGCGCAGGCGCTCACCCGGGTCTGCATCGAGCTGGCGAAGCTGATCGTGCGCGACGGCGAGGGGGTCTCCAGGTTCGTCACCATCGAGGTGACGGGTGCGCGCAGCGAGGCCGAGGCGCGCACGGTTGGCCGGCGTATCGCCGTCTCCCCGCTGGTCAAGACCGCCCTCGCCGGCGGTGATGCCAACTGGGGCCGGATCCTCTGCGCCATCGGCAACGCGGGGGTGGAGATCGACCGTGGCCGTCTGGCGCTGTCCGCCGACGGGGTGGCGATCGTCGACAACGGCGAGTTGCACCCGGACTACACGGATGCGGCCGGGATGGCCGTCTTCGCCAGGGATGCCTTCACCATCCGTGTGGACCTGGGGATGGGGGAGGCATCCGCCACCGTCTGGACCGGCGATCTGACCCACGACTACATCACCATCAATGCGGAGTACCGCAGTTGA